One window from the genome of Rhizoctonia solani chromosome 15, complete sequence encodes:
- a CDS encoding Cys/Met metabolism PLP-dependent enzyme, which yields MVHISVGSASFGTRAIHIGAEPNAETGAVIEPISLSTTYKQEGVGLNKGYEYSRCGNPNRVQLELLLASLEAGGGNAVTFASGTATTTTVLQALGSNAHIVSMHDVYGGTYTCMTRVAKDVQGLETTFVDLDSCSDDQITASFRDNTKLIWIESPTNPTLRIVDIHRIVQLARKHPSNPLVLVDNTFLSPFYSSPLLLGADAVVHSLTKYINGHSDVLMGALIVPSASDHPRAAAFAERVRFLQNAGGAVPSPHDCWLAHRGAKTLHLRMQAHGRNALRVASYLQQISGPESSVESVIYPGLAIHPRHQLAVKQLSPHSKRFIDTLPKEETAAGIPFGGMISFRIKGGQETAEAFLANSRYFTLAVSLGGVESLAQIPARMTHGSIPETERNALGITSNLVRLSIGIEDADDLIADIQQALATTLPHLAHKLTVCGSDNFSGQPAI from the exons ATGGTTCATATATCTGTTGGTTCGGCCAGCTTTGGGACTCGCGCAATTCATATTGGTGCCGAACCAAACGCTGAGACAGGTGCTGTGATTGAACCTATTTCTTTAAGTACGACTTATAAACAAGAAGGCGTTGGCTTGAACAAG GGATATGAGTATTCTCGGTGTGGAAACCCCAATCGAGTTCAACTCGAGCTCTTATTGGCTTCGCTGGAGGCGGGTGGGGGCAATGCTGTGACGTTTGCCTCTGGAACTGCAACTACGACTACTGTTCTGCAAGCCCTGGGATCCAATGCCCATATCGTCAGTATGCATGATGTATATGGTGGAACCTATAC TTGTATGACTCGAGTAGCCAAAGATGTTCAGGGATTGGAGACCACTTTTGTTGATCTAGACAGCTGTTCCGACGATCAAATAACAGCCAGCTTCCGAGACAATACTAAA TTAATATGGATTGAGTCACCAACCAACCCGACCCTGCGTATTGTCGATATTCACAGAATTGTGCAGCTCGCTCGGAAGCACCCATCCAATCCCCTAGTATTGGTCGACAATACCTTTTTATCCCCCTTCTATTCTTCTCCACTCCTTCTTGGAGCCGACGCTGTCGTACACAGCTTGACCAAGTACATCAATGGTCACTCCGACGTACTGATGGGCGCCCTTATTGTTCCATCAGCCTCCGACCATCCGCGTGCAGCCGCATTTGCTGAAAGAGTTAGATTTCTTCAGAATGCAGGGGGGGCCGTTCCAAGCCCACATGACTGCTGGTTGGCCCATCGTGGAGCCAAGACACTGCATCTTCGCATGCAAGCCCATGGTCGCAACGCGCTCCGGGTAGCTTCGTACTTACAGCAAATTTCTGGACCTGAATCGTCTGTCGAAAGCGTAATTTACCCCGGACTCGCAATCCATCCTCGTCATCAACTTGCTGTTAAGCAATTATCTCCTCATTCCAAGAGGTTCATCGATACCCTGCCAAAGGAAGAAACTGCCGCTGGTATTCCGTTTGGGGGAATGATCAGTTTTAGAATAAAAGGCGGACAGGAGACAGCTGAAGCGTTCCTAGCTAATAGCCGCTATTTCACGCTAGCTGTCAGTCTGGGGGGAGTCGAGAGTTTAGCCCAGATCCCTGCTAGAATGACCCACGGG TCCATTCCAGAGACCGAGCGTAACGCATTGGGCATTACATCCAATCTCGTAAGGTTGAGTATCGGTATTGAAGACGCGGATGATCTCATTGCCGATATACAACAAGCGCTTGCTACTACTTTACCTCACTTAGCTCATAAGCTGACCGTTTGCGGCTCGGATAATTTTAGCGGACAGCCCGCTATTTGA
- a CDS encoding enoyl-CoA hydratase/isomerase family protein, translating into MPDFSGNKLVKVTEPLEDKSVLLVELNRGPVNAFNQPFWEELGATFDKISRDGTIRSVVLSSANPKVFTAGLDLSDTGSLTNQSSLDPARQAVKFRDHILHFQACISAIERCSQPVIAAVNGIAYGLAIDIMCACDVRYSSSRTRFSIKEVDVGLAADIGTLSRLPKITGNESLLRELAFTAREFGATEAARLGMISRIIEGGRNEVTGSALELAQVIATKSPIAVVGTKRFLLHARDHSVEQSLEYQATWNMAMLQSSDTVEAMKAFATKQPPAFKPLPKL; encoded by the exons ATGCCTGATTTCTCTGGTAACAAACTAGTTAAAGTCACAGAGCCACTTGAAGACAAGTCGGTATTACTTGTCGAGCTTAATCG AGGCCCTGTGAATGCATTTAACCAGCC CTTTTGGGAAGAACTTGGTGCAACCTTCGATAAAATTAGTCGCGATGGGACCATTCGTTCTGTAGTGTTGTCTTCAGCCAACCCAAAGGTATTTACGGCTGGACTTGACT TATCTGACACTGGCTCGTTAACAAACCAAAGCAGTCTCGACCCGGCTCGGCAAGCCGTTAAGTTTCGTGACCACATCTTA CACTTTCAAGCGTGTATCTCAGCCATTGAACGATGCAGCCAACCCGTCATTGCCGCCGTGAACGGTATTGCGTATGGCCTGGCAATTGATATCATGTGCGCATGTGACGTACGATACTCGAGCTCAAGGACCCGATTCTCTATAAAA GAAGTTGACGTTGGACTGGCAGCTGATATAGGAACACTTTCACGTCTACCGAAAATTACAGGCAATGAGTCTCTGCTACGGGAATTAGCCTTTACTGCTCGAGAATTTGGAGCTACTGAAGCAGCGCGATTGGGGATGATATCTCGTATCATTGAGGGTGGCAGGAATGAAGTTACTG GTTCCGCACTGGAGTTGGCACAGGTGATTGCTACCAAGTCACCGATCGCAGTTGTAGGGACCAAGAGATTCCTATTGCACGCTCGTGACCATAG CGTTGAGCAAAGCCTCGAGTATCAAGCCACTTGGAATATGGCAATGCTCCAATCTTCC GATACCGTCGAGGCTATGAAAGCTTTTGCAACTAAGCAGCCCCCTGCATTCAAACCTCTGCCCAAACTTTAG